The Capra hircus breed San Clemente chromosome 22, ASM170441v1, whole genome shotgun sequence DNA segment gctcctctgtccatggcatttgccaggcaagaataggagagtgggttgccgtttcctcctccaggggatcctcccaaccccgggatcttccagacccagggatcgaacccatgtctcctgcattgcaggtggattctttaccactgagccacctgggaagccctcacactCTGTAGTAGCCCCTTTTTCTCAATAGCTGTGTAGGAGCTCAGATCCAAGTGGATACTGAAAGTAAGCGGGTCTGTGAAAGAGGAAAGGTAAGCTGtagctggggggcgggggagggggtgggtggcTGTGAGTGTGGTGAAACCCTTGGGAAAATGGAGAGAACAGGTAGTTGACAGATGGCTCTTCTCTCAAAATATTCTGACCTGTTGATTTACAAGACTGAAACTCTCTAGAGTATTCACTCTTCCTGATATAGCTTCTATTATTTAAAGTGGTTTGGAAAGTAGATGCATTTTTCTGTAAGATAAAACTGGAGTCTGTAATTAGGATCAACAACATTCTGTTAAAGAAATAGCTGTAAGCCAAATTCTGTTTAGTACTTAGAGCACACAAATTTTTTGACTTATAGGAATTTTAACATAACAACTGTTAGGTGGTTATGAAGATTTTAAGAGTGTGTATAAACAGTCTTTTTATCTAGGCAAGAGACTTGGCAAGTGAAAGAGATACTCCAAACACATCTAGGAAATGGAAGTGGTGTGAGCATTCTTTATACTCATTTATCTCATTTGTTTCCTCTAAATGCTTGAAtaaacagatatttgtacacccatgttcttAAAGAAGGAACCAAAGTGCccatcaataggtgaatggataaacaaaatgtagtatattcatacagtggaatattcatCAGCCTAAAAAAGGAAGGATATTTTGACATAttctacaatatggatgaatcctGAAGATATTGTACTAAGTGAAATAGCCAGTTGTTAAAGTACAAATAGTGTATGATTCCTCATACAAGTTTCCTAGAGCAGTCAAGTTCATAGGGAcataaagtagaatggtggtttttAGGATCTGGGGAGTGGAGaaatggggagttagtgtttaaagGGTGTGGAGTTGTAGTtgagaaaggtgaaaaagctctgGAAGTAGCTGATGATGATGGTTGTATGGTAATAGACTTAATGCCATAGAATTGTACACTTACAATGATTAAAGTGATAAaattttttgtgtatattttacctcatttaaaaaaaaaaggaaaaattcttgAGATAGCACCCACCAAAAATTACAAACTATAGGAGGCATTATTTgacatatgaaaggaatgaccTCTAGATCACAGAGCTTCAGTTCCTCAAACCTTTCCTCAGGACCATATACACATAACAGACTTCTCCTTGCATAGACTGTTTGGAACAGCGAACATGTTGAAAATTGAGCTTATGACCGTTACCCGACTGATTAAGTGTACTGTGTCTTGTGTCAGGGATTTGTAGCACGAACCAAAGTTTCTTCGTTCTTATCTGCAGGACAAGTGTTGGACAGCAGGAATCAGTCCCCATGGAGATTATCTTTTATAACAGATTTCTTCTGGGGAATAGCTGAGTTCGTGGTTTTGTTGTAAGTATAGTAGTGCTGTTAATAGCCCTGATATTTAAGTTGACAGAGGTACATTAGAGACATTATATTGGTATCTTAAACAAGCTCCGCTTTCCTGAAGCAGTTTTCAATTGtgaattttattaatagtttttctAAGAGAGATAAAGACCTATAAACTGGGAAAACTCCCCTCAAACACCTTGTATGATTATAAATATCTTCTTGAGTTAGTAAGGTTGACCATGACTTAACCCTCGTGGTAACCATTTCAGCCTGCAGCTATGGGGCCGGACCAACTCTTTCTGTTGCCCAATGACATACGTCACTTTATGTTATTTCCACCTTTCATGTGTACGTGCAATTTTTATTGCACAATATACATTGAGTAAACAAGGGGAATTAGATCTTGAATTTTAAAAGCTCCCAAGCCATGAACTTTTTTTAAGTGAAGGATTAGCGTCAATGCACAGGATACACATAATTCACCGTAATTTCAAGCAATTCTtagttaaattcttttttttttggtctttcatATTCTGTTTTATGAAAATTTTTCATCAACTACTGAAAAGTCTTACTTTTTAAACTTGTATTTGAGTGTCTCATGGGCCAAGAACTCCAGAGATGTGGGAGATAGTTTCTTCCTTGACTTTAATGTCAGTAAATACTTTCATTTTACAAGGGGCCTTGGGGAGGGCATGATGGTGGGAGGTGGACATCAGAGGTTATTCCAGGTGGGAGAGACACAAGAAAGATGGCAGAGAAGTTTGAAAATCAGCCTATGATATTTATACTTAATTTGATGGTAGCTCTGGTATATATAGTTTAATCTGATGGCTGCATGTAGCATAAATTAAAAGCGGTAAAATAGAAGAGACTACCATAGAGAAATACAACAGGGGATAGAAAGGCCTAAGTTTGGTACTCACTGCAAGACTTCTTTGCAATCTCTTACAAATTTCACctccatattttttatttaattaatttagttaaattttaatttaatttagttAAATCCTTTCccctttacaaataaagaaaattccatttaaatgaaTTCCCAGAAAGCCCTGTACCTCTGGCATACCACCTCAATCCCTCCTTCCCCAAGGTAACGTTAGGTAAGCTTTTGGCGCAGGAAACACACATGCAATACTTTAAAAGCAGTCTCTGGGGCTTGACAATCAAGACCGAGCAGAGGAAGAAAGTTGGAGTTGACTCTGGTTTCAGACTCATTCGTAGACTCTGTCTAGAAGAGTTACAGCAAATAAGAAAGACAAGGGATGGAAGCTTGCACAGAATACAGCATACTATGTTGAAACCTGTGTTTGTGATAGATGGTGTTATCTAGCTGGCCTCAAGAAAGGGGGCTTTGGAGCTAAGTTAGTTTGGTCTTCCTCCCACAGAGATGATAGTTGAAGCCATGGAAATTGTTCAGTGTTGAAAGTGGATCTTCTGTTGTTTCCTGCCCCTTTCAGTTTCAGAACTCTGCTTCAACAAGATGTGAAAAAGAGAAGAGGCTACGGAAGCTCATCTGATTCCAGATATGATGACGGAAGAGGGTATAACtctttaaattaataaaagatgTTTTTACCCCTCTGTGTAATGTATTAAAAATAGGCAGACAGACATAGTTAGGCTCATTTAAAGGCTTAAattctgttttacaaaattaatGCATTATTGTAAATCAAACAAGTTGCCTCTGATTTGATAATCTGAGTTAATCTGACAAAGCTAAATACATCAAATATCCTATGGGAAAAGTctaagagaatgaaaagtgaTGGTCAACATTAAAATCTAGAGATTTCACTTCAGAGTCTGTAGATTTCCAGCTGCtaatggaaatctcaagatccagCAGCACTGGGTGAGGCTTGTGTTTCCATATGGCTAAAATAAACTGGAGTTGGGTTTCAGGTAGGCATTTATAGGAGCTGTTGTTCAGTTTATCATAATTCTTGCTTGACTCACTTTTCCTCATGTGTGTAATGTGTCTGgtctctttcagtatttgaatttTCAACTCAGATCTAAATGGTAGTTCCTATTTTAAGAAAAGGATCTATTTGAATGTTTGAAAAGAACCTACTAAACAGTAGAAATTAACTTTTCTTATCTtaggccaccaggaaaccccCCCAGAAGAAGAATGGGTCGAATTAATCATCTGCAGGGCCCTAATCCTCCTCCAATGGCCGGTGGATGAGGAAGGTAACTTACAGTCTGCAGTTCTCCAgagatttcattttgaaaatgcctccttaggaaggctttctttaggAAAATAGAAGTGACAGCATTTTATACTCAGatgtcttatttggaaaaacaTTTATATCTTAACCTTTGAAAAATTATCTTTTGAATCAAAATGTCTTTTGAAGAAGGTTTTATAACATGCAATGACTGAGTTTTTCATATAGATCCGAATTACCAATGAGTAACTATTATAATGTTCTCTTTTAGGTAAATGTCTGCTCTAAGAAGCAGACAACTGGACGTGCACTTTAATAGCAGAAGGAAACCATCAAGAAATGGAGTGCTGATCATGCTGGACAAGTTAGATGAACGTGTACGTCTAAACTAGGACTGCTCTGTGTCCTCACAGACAAATGAAGTCATGCTGGGAATTCCCTCTGCAGGGATCTGGCATGACTGACAACGCAGTTCTATAAATGCACATTTGTctcatcttttttgtatggtctgtgaaagtgttaatatagttttaataagtaaatatttttaggtTACAAAGCTGACTTCTCAACTTCTcatctttataaaatgaaaactcagaaagctgcaaatttaaaggaaaataaaagactgTGTATTGATTACTATTAGTGTCACCTTTTTCAACTTATAAAATATTGTTCATTGTTGGGTTTTTTGttctcatttataaataaatcacTGTGCTTATTTCAGTAGTATGCATATGATATCTCTTGAATTAACTTTTAATCTTAAAACCTATCTGTCCCATGGATCTTTAATACAGTATGTCTTATTTGCTACCAAATGTAGTTAGCAGGGTACTTATAAAGCCATAACCAACAGACCTGAGCTACAGAATGTTTGTTTGATAAGTGATCTTTAAAATGATGGGCTTCAGTCTATCTGCTAATTTTAGTTCTAGAGATGCTACCTGTTGGCTTTAaccccatctgaatgcagtgaAAGCTCTATTTGGTTagggatttttcttctttatcccaGTGCTTtgaacagtgaagtgaagtgaaagtcactcagtcatgtccgactctttgtgaccccatgtactatccagtccatggaattctccaggccagaatactggagtgggtagccttccccttccccaggggatcttcccaacccagggattgaacccaggtctccttcattgtaggcagattctgtaccagctgagccacaaggaaagcctgcTTTGAACTGTAATGGAATTGTCTGtactattcatttttttcataactATTTCAGTGCCTATTACACGTAGCTTTGAACAGTGGCCACATGTAATAGGCACTGAAGAAgagaagtcgctcaattgtgtccgactgtttgcgaccccatggactgtagcctaccaggctcttcagtccatgggattttccaggcaagagtactggagtggtgctggggtccagccccggtggatccagggaaattcgaagcgtggacggcgttggcgaggaaaacatttatttattaatataagattagattaggaagaaatagtgtagtaggaaaattaagtggagaaagaaggctgaataacttggtttatgtgggaagccaataaagttccagacaaggagcttgcaccatctacgttaggccaccggcgtcctCTTTAatatcgggggggggggggggggtgccccgccttgggctccccctcGCGTGGgtcttaaaagccgggacaagtaagtagacatggcgagcctccacggtccaagggatcagcctggaaaggagtaaagaggagacacgggggaaaccagtccttccaatgactggccccgcctctattgtctagaaaagccttttatacctttttgattgtacatagagatcaatgggtaatacaaaattatgtagcattagcagcccagactcctTCTGTATATCTTGTATAcgaaaggtctcaggtgatttacattatcttccgGCCCAAGAGGCTttctaacactttttggctctcctccttaatgaatgttagttttgtttcccctgaagtgtttttctttaatctgcatctccttaaagcacttaagttacatctctatagaacaaaggtgcagtaggttataacaaagaaggtacttgactcaaagatctaatgttgctaataccaggtctactacttgtttttctatataccaactgtatctaaaaataaaggatatgaaaatttggcagcaagtattggctcaacaaatgaaacctttaatcagtcctattctaatgattttgactcctcggaagcccctacattcctaggatgttttaagcttgctgcgcctcctgcagtcaggaggcctcaaacaatcacatgctcagctgtacgagtcctgcaggcaggctaaaaagccatcagaggggtttttggattcaaccaccctttcaaatgcagaagactaaagccttgagATGACTTTTTCCAGGAAGGcatattcttattttggggggtacacgctcaggaaataccagggggaaaacctgagatctgacccaaccttgcccatcagatctctgccgcatgaccttgtcacaggtgggATTCCTcttgctggctcccggcagagtgggttgccatttccttctccaggggatattcccaacccaggaatcgaacccaggtctcccgcattgtaggcagaggctttactgtctgagctaccagggaagtcataatAGGTACTAAAATAGTTATGAAGAAATGAATGGTTCAGACAATTCTATTTTGTGTTTAATAGTCTTTGGATCCAAGGTGTTCAGGTAAaagtttttgtatccatttgtaAGCATTTATTCAACTCTGCCTGGAAATAGGAGTGGAAGGGCATTAATACACTGGTTTGTATGAAGACCAGATCACAGGAGGACAAGACTGGAAGCAGGGAAATGCGTTCAGAGGATGCTGTGTTCCAAGTGAGACAGGAGATTGGACTAGGTAATGGTGGTAGGAATGGAGAGGTGGTTGCATTTGATGGATTTGGCTGTAGAAGATGTGGATGACTGAAGAAACAAAGTGAAACTTGCTGAGGATGGTTTAAGTGAGAATAGATATGGGGGGATCAAGAGTTCCATTTTGTACATAAGTTTGCAATGCCTTGTAGACATCTAAGTGGAGATACTAAAGAAGCAACTGGTTATCAGGGAGAGATCCAAACTGGAAATACATATTTGGGAGTTCTCTTCATATTTAAAGCCATGAAACTGGATCAAGTCCTCCAAGGAGTGTGTAGAGAGATGCCCTAAACTCTCCAGGGAACACTAACATCCGAGGCCGGACTGAGCACAGCCAATGAAGTACGAGAACTAAAATTACCTACGTTATCTGAGAAGCCAGAGGAAACACGTGTGAGGTTTAAGCGAGATGCTAGGTATCCCGGATTCAACAGCAAGTacggaaaacaaaacacaaagtaGCTGGCCGGCTCGCTGCAGCCCCGACCAATCGCATCAGCATCCGCccaacccaccccccaccccgcccgctCCGGGCAGCTCCGCCTCCGCCCTTCCGCCTTCCCGGAAGCCTCTGGGCCGACGCCTGGCGGCCTCCTTGTCTGTAAGCAGCGGGATCGTCTGCGCTGAGACCAGTTTTCTGGCATTCGCGTCGCGTCCCTGAAGCTAGAGACTGAGGGGCGTCGGCGGCCGACATGACCCAGGCGGAGAAGGGAGAGGCGGAGAACGGGAAGGAGAAGGgcggggagaaggagaaggagcagCGCGGGGTGAAGCGACCTATCGTGCCCGCGCTGGTGCCGGAGTCGCTGCAGGAGGTGAGGCGGCGGGGGCGGGCCTCGGACTCGGCTTCCGGGCCGGGCGGGGCCGGCGGAGCTGGGCGAGGGGAGGAGACTGGCGAGCGACCCGAGGCTTCGGGCCCTCACCCGGGTGGGTGGTGCAAGGCGGTCATTTCCCGTTCGCTCCGAGGGCACTGGGCAGATGGCCCGGTCACTGCGTCCCCGCCGGGCCCCCCCACCAGCTGCTGTACGAGCCCCTTCCGGACCGTGCGACCAGGACAGGGCTGTCACTTTACTGTCATAGGTTGAGGGAGCAGACGATGGTGGGTAGGGGCCGTGACAGTTCCCAGTCTCTAGGGTTCTCCCACTTGGAGAgggggaggcgggaggagaaagctCCACTTGAGTTGGGGCAGTAGGTAACAAGGCCTGATGTGGGATGGCTAGTGCAGAgcaccattgttgttcagtcgctaagtcgtgtccgattctttgcaaccgcatggactgcagcacaccaggcctccttgtccttcactgtctcccggaatttgctcaaaatcaggtgcattgagttggtgatgccatccaaccatctcctcctctgtcatcctcttctcctttcttcagtctttcccagcatcagggtcttttccagtgagtcggcccttcacatcaggtggccaaagtattggagcttcagtatcagtgccttcaatgaatattcagggttgatttcctttaggattgactggtttgatctggcagtccaagggactctcaagagtcttctcaagcaccacagttcaaaagcataaattcttcagtgctcagctttctttatggtccaactctcaaatgcacgcctaactactggaaaaaccatagctttgactatatggacctttgttgtccaaccaaaagtgatgtctctgctttttaacatgctctgtaggttagtcatagcttttcttccaaggagcaagcaagcgtcttttaatttcatggctgcagtcaccgtctgcagtgatgctgaagcccaataaaataaagtctgtcacttttttcatttttttcgcCATCTATTTTTGCAGCTGACACCTAGACAAAGACCTAAAGGATATTTAGGAGTTAGCCATGGGGAGTGTGAGGACAGCAGAACATTGTGGAGGAGACCTGGGCCAAGAGAGCCTAGGAAAGCGTTGGAGGTGAGAATATCTGGAatcagggaagaagagagagcaaGAAATGAGACTGGAGATCTT contains these protein-coding regions:
- the LOC102173135 gene encoding selenoprotein K isoform X1; this encodes MVYISNGQVLDSRNQSPWRLSFITDFFWGIAEFVVLFFRTLLQQDVKKRRGYGSSSDSRYDDGRGPPGNPPRRRMGRINHLQGPNPPPMAGGUGR
- the LOC102173135 gene encoding selenoprotein K isoform X2, producing the protein MVYISNGQVLDSRNQSPWRLSFITDFFWGIAEFVVLFFRTLLQQDVKKRRGYGSSSDSRYDDGRGPPGNPPRRRMGRINHLQGPNPPPMAGG